One stretch of Brevibacillus laterosporus DNA includes these proteins:
- a CDS encoding transposase: protein MPKVQYGAPEKFAILQEVESGQLGLMATVKKYGINKSTLAKWRGRYEVYGYEGLEVRTHNRSYSAELKLQAVRDYLYGGLSQYQTIDKYKIASRTQLSNWVKKYNGHSSLKTYTGGVKAMTKGRSTTWQERIDIVLYCLTHHHDYQKTAEQYQVSYQQVYQWVKKYENDGQDALQDGRGRKKALEELTEADRQKFAMKKLEYENERLRAENAFLKKLQEIERWRR, encoded by the coding sequence ATGCCTAAAGTACAATATGGTGCGCCAGAGAAATTCGCCATCCTACAAGAAGTTGAAAGTGGCCAGTTGGGTCTTATGGCTACAGTTAAAAAATACGGGATTAACAAATCAACCTTAGCGAAATGGCGAGGTCGTTATGAAGTGTATGGATACGAAGGGTTAGAGGTTCGAACCCACAATAGAAGTTATTCTGCGGAACTAAAGCTTCAAGCGGTGAGGGATTATCTCTATGGGGGATTGTCACAATATCAGACCATCGATAAGTACAAGATAGCCAGCCGAACACAACTCTCCAACTGGGTAAAGAAGTATAATGGTCATAGCAGCTTAAAAACCTATACAGGGGGAGTGAAAGCTATGACGAAAGGTCGATCTACAACTTGGCAGGAGAGGATTGATATTGTTCTTTATTGTCTTACCCATCATCATGACTATCAAAAGACAGCGGAGCAGTACCAGGTCTCCTACCAACAAGTGTACCAATGGGTAAAGAAGTATGAAAATGACGGTCAGGATGCTTTACAGGATGGGCGGGGAAGAAAAAAAGCGCTTGAGGAGTTAACCGAAGCGGATCGCCAAAAGTTCGCAATGAAAAAGCTGGAGTATGAAAATGAGCGGCTTCGAGCAGAGAATGCTTTCTTAAAAAAGTTACAGGAAATCGAAAGGTGGCGACGTTAA